Proteins from a single region of Rhodospirillales bacterium:
- a CDS encoding DNA polymerase III subunit delta' has translation MAASRKPAAFPAPHPRSSPDLIGHDAAWARVSRWIERDQLPQALLICGPRGIGKATLAYRVARVLLGGARGGGLAGTGSADGGAQETQESRWIVSATHPDLLSIERAFDETRGRIRAEIIVDDVRRIATFLSSSPAMGGWRLVIVDSADEMNRNAANALLKTLEEPSDKCLILLIAHRPALVSATIRSRCRRLLLQPLSNDVLQLLAGQFLPEMAREDIAGLCALADGSIGRVLQFARHGGLASERALRGFFTDVSNLPGIPGATANTLLAFAADPPLPVDDEGFGVAMEVLFWWLRRIAEAASRDESGRERGGGDDRVGDTALLRALCARAPLDRWLQVWDKSQQLAQSAAAGNLDRAQVLTLILLTLQRELRILSAG, from the coding sequence TCCCGCGCCACATCCGCGCAGCAGTCCTGACCTGATTGGCCATGACGCGGCCTGGGCGCGGGTCAGCCGCTGGATCGAACGAGACCAGCTGCCGCAGGCGTTGCTCATCTGCGGGCCGCGCGGCATCGGCAAGGCGACGCTCGCCTACCGCGTGGCGCGCGTCCTGCTGGGGGGAGCGAGGGGGGGCGGCTTGGCTGGTACCGGGAGTGCCGACGGTGGCGCGCAGGAGACGCAAGAGAGCCGCTGGATTGTCTCGGCGACGCACCCCGATCTGCTGAGCATCGAGCGGGCGTTCGACGAAACGCGCGGACGGATCCGCGCGGAAATCATTGTCGATGACGTACGCCGGATCGCCACCTTTCTTTCCTCCTCGCCGGCGATGGGCGGCTGGCGCCTGGTCATCGTCGATTCGGCCGACGAGATGAACCGCAACGCCGCCAATGCTCTTCTCAAGACACTTGAAGAACCGAGCGATAAATGCCTGATATTGCTTATTGCTCACCGGCCTGCGCTGGTCTCGGCGACGATCCGCTCGCGCTGCCGCCGGCTGCTGCTGCAGCCCCTGAGCAATGACGTCTTACAACTCCTCGCCGGCCAGTTCCTGCCCGAGATGGCGCGAGAGGATATCGCCGGCTTGTGCGCGCTGGCCGACGGCAGCATCGGGCGCGTGCTGCAGTTCGCCCGCCACGGCGGCCTCGCGTCCGAACGGGCGCTCCGCGGCTTTTTCACCGACGTTTCAAACCTTCCCGGCATTCCCGGCGCGACCGCGAACACCCTGTTGGCATTTGCCGCCGATCCGCCCCTTCCCGTCGATGACGAGGGCTTTGGCGTGGCGATGGAGGTGCTGTTCTGGTGGTTACGGCGGATTGCCGAGGCGGCGAGCCGCGATGAGAGCGGGAGGGAGCGGGGAGGTGGAGACGATCGTGTCGGCGACACCGCGCTGCTTCGCGCCCTTTGCGCCCGCGCCCCTCTTGATCGCTGGCTGCAGGTATGGGACAAGTCGCAACAACTGGCGCAAAGCGCCGCCGCCGGAAACCTGGACCGGGCACAGGTGCTGACGTTGATTCTGCTTACGCTTCAGCGCGAATTGCGCATCCTATCCGCCGGATAA
- a CDS encoding methionine--tRNA ligase — MTERPRFYITTPIYYVNDVPHIGHMYTTLACDVFARFKRLDGYDVHFLTGTDEHGQKVQKAAAAAGVSPQDFTDGVSANFQELARSMGFSNDDFIRTTEERHKRACTALWNTLVARDQIYLETYAGWYAVRDEAFYAESELVKDAAGAWVAPSGAPVDWVEEPSYFFRLSAWQDRLLAFYEEQPDFILPSARRNEVISFVRGGLQDLSVSRTTFNWGIPVPGDPAHVMYVWLDALTNYITAVNYPDMSDPKFVRYWPADVHIVGKDILRFHAVYWPALLMAADVPPPRRVFAHGWWTNEGQKISKSLGNVIDPKDLVARYGLDPVRYFMLREVPFGQDGDFSHRAMVGRINGDLANDLGNLAQRVLSMIGRYCASRVPIPAGFSETDRDLLDAASGLLEAMRANLDRQAPHTALVEMWEVVSVANGYVAKQAPWTLRKTDPARMQTVLFVAVETLRRLAILTQPFMPGAAAQLLDQLCVPVEQRSFATIDVDHAMLPGTLLPTPTGVFPRFVDKP; from the coding sequence ATGACCGAACGGCCCCGCTTCTACATCACGACGCCCATCTACTACGTCAACGACGTGCCCCACATAGGGCACATGTATACGACGCTTGCCTGCGACGTGTTCGCACGCTTCAAGCGTCTCGACGGCTATGATGTCCATTTTCTCACCGGAACGGACGAACACGGCCAGAAGGTGCAGAAGGCGGCGGCGGCGGCGGGTGTCAGCCCGCAGGACTTCACCGATGGCGTTTCGGCGAATTTCCAAGAGCTGGCGCGCTCGATGGGTTTTTCGAACGACGATTTCATTCGCACGACCGAAGAGCGGCACAAGCGGGCGTGTACGGCGCTATGGAACACCCTGGTTGCCCGCGACCAGATCTATCTTGAGACCTACGCCGGCTGGTATGCCGTGCGCGATGAGGCGTTCTACGCTGAAAGCGAACTGGTCAAGGACGCGGCGGGGGCATGGGTGGCGCCCAGCGGGGCACCGGTCGACTGGGTCGAGGAGCCGAGCTACTTTTTCCGTCTGTCCGCGTGGCAGGACCGGCTGCTGGCGTTCTACGAAGAGCAGCCGGATTTCATCCTGCCGTCGGCACGGCGCAACGAGGTCATCAGTTTCGTGCGGGGGGGTCTGCAGGACCTGTCAGTATCCCGCACGACATTCAACTGGGGAATCCCGGTCCCGGGTGATCCGGCGCACGTGATGTACGTCTGGCTCGACGCATTGACCAACTACATTACCGCCGTCAACTATCCGGACATGAGCGATCCCAAGTTTGTCCGCTATTGGCCCGCTGATGTGCATATCGTCGGCAAGGACATTCTGCGCTTTCATGCGGTCTACTGGCCGGCGTTGTTGATGGCGGCCGACGTGCCGCCGCCACGGCGCGTCTTCGCCCACGGCTGGTGGACAAACGAGGGCCAAAAAATCTCGAAGTCCCTCGGTAACGTGATTGATCCGAAGGACCTGGTCGCGCGCTACGGCCTCGATCCAGTTCGTTATTTCATGCTGCGCGAGGTGCCGTTCGGCCAGGACGGCGACTTTTCCCACCGGGCGATGGTCGGTCGGATCAATGGTGATCTCGCCAATGATCTCGGCAATCTGGCCCAGCGCGTCCTCTCGATGATCGGCCGCTATTGCGCCAGCCGGGTTCCGATTCCCGCCGGCTTCTCGGAAACCGACCGCGATCTGCTTGACGCGGCGTCCGGGCTGCTCGAAGCAATGCGCGCCAACCTCGACCGGCAGGCACCGCACACGGCCCTGGTAGAGATGTGGGAGGTGGTTTCCGTTGCCAACGGATACGTCGCCAAACAGGCGCCATGGACATTGCGCAAGACCGATCCGGCGCGAATGCAAACGGTGCTGTTCGTCGCAGTCGAAACGCTGCGGCGCCTTGCGATCCTGACCCAGCCATTCATGCCGGGGGCTGCGGCTCAGCTGCTTGACCAGCTCTGCGTACCGGTCGAGCAACGCAGCTTCGCTACCATCGATGTCGACCACGCAATGTTGCCGGGAACGCTTCTGCCAACACCGACGGGTGTGTTTCCACGATTTGTCGACAAGCCGTAA
- a CDS encoding TatD family hydrolase, giving the protein MLIDSHCHLDHAEFTHEVDAILDRARRAGVTGFLTIATSLRDFPQVRAIAEAHADVFCSVGVHPHDAATEAGVSAAQLIELAAHPKVAGIGECGLDYFYNKSAKDVQIATFRAHIAAARISGLPLIVHSRDADTDMAEILCEEHRQGAFTGVLHCFSSGPELADVAVGLGFCISFSGILTFKKTDALRAIAARLPLDCLLVETDAPYLAPVPMRGRRNEPAFVIETLAVLAANRGMDEAELAAVTTANFSRLFTRAAF; this is encoded by the coding sequence ATGCTGATCGACAGCCATTGCCATCTCGATCACGCGGAGTTCACCCACGAGGTCGATGCCATTCTCGATCGCGCGCGTCGCGCCGGGGTCACGGGGTTTTTGACCATCGCGACCTCGCTTCGCGACTTTCCTCAGGTACGCGCCATCGCCGAGGCGCACGCGGACGTTTTTTGCAGCGTCGGGGTACATCCGCACGACGCGGCGACCGAGGCGGGGGTCTCGGCTGCGCAACTCATCGAACTTGCCGCCCATCCCAAGGTCGCCGGCATTGGTGAATGTGGGCTCGACTACTTTTATAATAAAAGCGCGAAAGACGTTCAGATCGCAACGTTCCGTGCTCACATCGCGGCTGCTCGAATCAGCGGCCTGCCACTGATCGTGCACAGCCGCGACGCCGACACCGACATGGCGGAGATTTTGTGCGAGGAGCACCGCCAAGGTGCGTTCACCGGTGTGCTGCACTGTTTTAGCTCAGGCCCGGAACTCGCTGATGTCGCGGTTGGTCTTGGCTTTTGTATTTCGTTTTCGGGGATTTTGACCTTCAAGAAGACCGATGCGCTTCGCGCCATCGCCGCGCGCCTGCCGCTGGACTGCCTGCTGGTGGAGACCGATGCGCCGTATCTGGCGCCGGTGCCAATGCGCGGACGGCGCAACGAGCCGGCGTTCGTCATCGAGACCTTGGCTGTACTCGCCGCGAACCGCGGCATGGACGAGGCCGAACTGGCTGCGGTGACAACCGCGAACTTCTCGCGCCTGTTCACCCGGGCGGCGTTCTGA
- a CDS encoding P27 family phage terminase small subunit yields the protein MSTDTIKIVNARSTRPIAVAVEGGFRQTPTQVKPTTLAPPSILMDEIAHEEWERVSDYLCGERKLSMAHRSLLVGYCNAVARAIRAERILAAEGRYYETKTRRGFVLRRRHPAAQDAEEGWTSARHLAKQLGLTGGNPGEQQGPDPRRRVFK from the coding sequence ATGAGCACGGATACGATCAAGATCGTGAATGCCCGTTCGACACGGCCGATCGCGGTGGCGGTTGAAGGCGGCTTCCGGCAAACACCAACGCAGGTTAAGCCGACGACGCTCGCGCCACCCAGCATTCTCATGGACGAGATCGCCCACGAAGAATGGGAACGCGTCTCGGACTATCTGTGTGGGGAGCGCAAGCTATCGATGGCGCATCGATCGCTGCTGGTGGGGTACTGCAACGCGGTCGCCCGGGCCATCCGGGCTGAGCGCATCCTCGCCGCCGAGGGGCGGTATTACGAGACGAAGACACGGAGAGGCTTCGTTCTTCGCCGTCGCCATCCGGCGGCACAGGATGCGGAAGAGGGCTGGACGTCGGCGCGGCACCTGGCGAAACAACTTGGCTTGACAGGAGGAAATCCGGGTGAGCAGCAAGGTCCGGATCCCAGGCGGCGCGTGTTCAAGTAA